AGACATCAGTATGCACCGAAGACCCATGGTCAAACGGATTGATCCCACGCGCGATTGCTTCGGGGTTTTGATGAACTAACAGCTCCAGCCCAGCATCTCGTGCGGTGCGTTCGCGCATCTCGTACATGGCGCGGAACTTCCAGGTTGTATCGACGTGCAACAGCGGGAACGGTGGGGAGCTTGGATAAAACGCCTTCTGCGCCAAGCGAAGCATGACTGAGCTGTCTTTGCCGATCGAGTAGAGCATGACCGGGCGTTGGGCTTCCGCCACGGCCTCTCGCATGATGTGAATGGACTCGGCTTCCAGCCGGCTGAGATGGGAGAGCGGGTCAGACGCCATAATAGTTGCGATACCAGTCCACAAACCGCGACACGCCCACCTCAATCGGCGTTTGCGGCGCGAAGCCGACGTCGCGCACCAAATCGTCAACATCGGCGAACGTCGCCGGCACATCACCTGGCTGCATCGGCAGGAAGTTTTTCACCGCCTTCTGGCCGAGCTTTTCTTCGATCACCTCGATCAGCCGCATCAGCTTCACCGGCGTGTTGTTGCCGATATTGTAGATGCGGTAGGGGGCGCTTGAGGTCGCCGGATCAGGCGTCTGGCCGTTCCAATCCGCGTTCACCTGGGCGGGCTTGTCGCCGACGCGCACCAAAGCTTCGACGATGTCGTCCACATAGGTGAAATCCCGCTCCATGTTGCCGTTGTTGAACACGTCGATCGGGCGCCCCTCCAGGATCGCCTTCGTGAAGAGGAACATCGCCATGTCCGGCCGGCCCCACGGGCCGTAGACCGTAAAAAAGCGAAGGCCAGTCGTCGGCACGCGGAAGAGGTGGCTGTAGGAATGGGCGAGCAGCTCATTGGCCTTTTTCGAGGCCGCGTAGATGCTCAGAGGGTGATCGACGTTCTGGTGGACCGAGAACGGCATTTTCGTCACCGCCCCGTAAACTGAAGACGAGGACGCGTAGACGAGGTGCTTCACCCCGTTGTGGCGACAGCCCTCGAGGATATTCACAAAGCCATCGAGGTTCGATTTTACGTAGGCCTGCGGGTTTTGCAGTGAGTATCGGACGCCGGCCTGGGCGGCCATATTGAAGACCAGCTCAAACTTCTCCTTTTCAAACAGGTTCTTAATGAAGGCCGCGTCGGCCAGATCTGCCTCTAAGAAGCGAAACCCCGGATGCGCCTCGAGCTGCTTCAGCCGGTCGCGCTTTAGCGCGACGCTGTAGTAATCGGTCACCACATCAAGGCCGATCACTGGCCTTCCAGTGGCCAGTAGGCGCTCGGCGAGGTGATAGCCAATAAATCCGGCCGTGCCGGTGACGAGGATGGGGGTCATTGAGGCCTCATCGGACGCAAGGTCGCGCCGCCTGCGAGCGTCTTGCCAGTCGATAGGTTGCGGTACGGTCAAAAGCAACGCGCCGCACCCGCGATTTTCGCCCCGCCGGACCGGTTACGCCGCTGACCCGTGACGGAAACGTCACCAAAATTTCCGCTCTTAGACGCTAGGCGCCGCACGAAATTTAAGCTTTGTTACCCCAACGAGGTTACCCGTGCGCGGGCGGAATCGCGCGCGCGGCGCGCAGGCAGGAGCGGACGATGGCGCAGAAGTTTGCCGATCACGGCGCGGAAATGCGCGACACGGTCGTGAAATCCAGCCTAACGGGCGTGGCCGCGACGATGCTCGCCGTCACCGCGTTTTCGCCGGCCGGCTTCGGCGGGGTCATCGGCACGTCGCTCGCTTCAGGCAGCAATTCAAGCTCCACCGCCGCCGATAACGTCTACAGCGAATTGCCGCCGTTTCCGTCGCCGCTCTCGAGCGTCGAACTGGATGACATTCGTAGCCGCTTGGCGCGCACGAGCGCTTCGCTTGAAATCACGCGCGCCGCGACCGACGAACGCATCGAGCGCATCCGCTCGATCGCCGTCAGCGATGGTTTGGTGACGTTCTCGCCGATGTCGAACGTGGGTGAAGTACGCGTCAATCAAGCCGCTGCAGCGCCCGCGCCCGTGGAGACTGCCGCGCGCACGGTTGTGATCCAGCCAGAACATCGCGACGCGAACCTTGAGCTCGCGGCGCTGTTGCTCGCGCACGAAAACATCTGATCAAAAAAGAAAATGACGCGCGGCTTTCGCATGCGCGGAGTGGCGCGTGCTCTGATGCGCGCCGAGTCTCGTTCGTGACTCACTGCAAGGCTTGCGCTAACCAAGTGCGCGGGCTGTGTAAGCGGAGGGGCGAACGTGCTGCGCGTAGCTTTCACGCTTGGCCTTGCGTTGCTGGCGTTGGCCGCGCCCGCCCATGCCGAGACGCTACGTTTGCGCTACGAGGCGTCGGTGCTTGGCGTGGTGACGCTGGGCGAGGCGCGTTACGAGATCGCGACGACGCCGACGCGGTTCGCAGTGCGGGCGAACCTGCAAACGTCCGGCCTCGCGCGCTTATTCGATCAAACAGAAATATCGGCGTCGTCGTCCGGGCTTGTGCTGGGCGCGGGTCTCGCCTGGACCCGCTACGATTTGAGCCACGCCTACGCCGGCAAGTTTAGGCGCGTGCAGCTCAATCGCGTCGGCACGATCGTGAGCGCGCAAATCGCCCCCCTGTACGGCGACATGGGCGATCCGCCGGCGAGTATCGCGCAGCAATCAAGTTCCTATGATCCGCTGACCGGTTTGCTCGCGCTCGGCCGACAGATTGGCGTCGCGCGCGGCTGCGCTGGATCGGTTCTGATTTTTGACGGCCGCGGGCACTACCGCCTTGCCGTAGCTCCTAAGGGGCAGGGACAGTTCGACAGCGGCGGTTACGTAGGGCCGGCCTTGAATTGCGAGCTTCGCTACGAACCGATCGCCGGTTTTGACATGCCGGACCGTGCGAATATTCCCGTCACAGACGCGTGGTTCGCGCTGCCTGAGCGATCGGGCTTTGCAGCGCCATTGCGCTTGACGGCGCCGACGCCTTTGGGCGACGCGCGGCTTGAACTGCGCGGTTACGAACGGATGGATTGATCGCGGCGCGCTGCTGCGGTGAGCGCTGCTGCTATGAATGCCGTCGCGATCCACCATTCTTGCCACAAGCCGAAACTGACATTCGCGAACAGGCCGAACGCGGCCAGCGAGCCCGCCGCCGCCGCCGCCGCGATGCGATCCGCGGCGAGCATGCGCGCCAACGCGACGCCGCCAACAACGAGCGCGCTTGCGGCCAGCACTGCGCCAACGAGGCCGGTCTCAAGCCAGATTTGCAGGCTGGCGCTGTGAGGGTGAAGCGAGATGCCGCGGAAGCTGATGCCGCGCACGTCGAGCATGTCGGTGAATGTGCGCGGTCCATCGAGGCCCCATCCCATCCAAGGCCGCACTTGGATCTGATCGGCGACGTAACGCCAGATCGCTTCGCGCATCGCCCAGGAATCCGGCAAAGCGCCATTTTCCGCTCTCGGAAGCGCCTGCATCACCCACGGCGCGGCGAGCAGCCATGAAGCGAGCGCGACACACAACGCCAAGATCGTGGCGCGTGGCCAGGCAAGCGCGAGCGTCGCCGCGATCACCCCCAAAGCACAGGCGATGATGTTGGCGTCCACATCGAATTTCGTCGCCACGAAGATCGTGAGCGCGACCAATGCTACCGCGATGGCGCGCTGGATGTGGCCGCCTCGCAGCAACGCGGCGGCGCTGCCCCACACGATGCACACCAACAACGTCCCGCCGCGCCCCAGTGATCGCGCGATCAGCGCGCCCGGTTCGCCCGGATTGGCGGCGCGCAACAACACCATGTCCGTGAGCGCTTCACTGGCGAGCATCAATGCGAACACAATGGCCCCGGCTGCGCCCGCCGCGCGCGCCAGTCGCCTGTTGGTGTCGGCGTTGGCGATGAAGAGGAGCCCGCACAGGGCGCCGCCAAGCAGCTTGAACGCCTGCGTATGGTCCGGATACGGGGACCACAGGGCCGAGAGCGCCGCCCACACCACAAACGCGCTGAACAATAACAAAGGCGCGCTCGGCCGTTTCAAATGCCGCCACGCCCTCGGCGCGGCCGCCAAGCCGCCGACCGCCTGAAGCGGTGCGATCGCCAGTGCGCCCGCCGTCCCTGCCGCTGGCAGAAGGGCGAAGAACGCGGCCAGCGCCCATCCTGACGGACGGGTGGTTTCAAGGTCGGCCGCGTTCGGCAAAAAAGCACTCCTGAGCGGGCGGAAACTACACAACCACAGGCGCCGCTCCAAGCTCGACGCTGTCGCGGGCGCGGGCTAGAAGGCCGTCCATATGGGTGGACAAACTAGACGACGTTTGTGTGTCACGGGGGGCGCGGGCTTTATCGGCTCGGCCGCCTGTCGCGCGCTCGTGCGCGATGGTTTCGAGGTGCTCAATCTCGACAAACTGACCTACGCCGCCAGCCCGAGCTCTCTGGCCGAAATCGCACATCAGCCCAACTATCATTTCGAACGCGGTGACATCGCCGATCGATCTTTTCTCGATCGCGTGCTCGGTGCTTTCAAGCCCGACGCGATTCTGCACTTCGCCGCCGAGACCCACGTCGATCGGTCGATTACCGGCTCCGACGTGTTCGTGCAAACAAACGTCGTCGGCACACACGCGCTGCTCAGCGCGGCGCGGGCCTATTGGGAGAGCCTAAGTGGCGACGCCAAGGATGGCTTTCGTTTCCTGCATGTGTCCACCGATGAAGTGTTCGGCGCCCTGGGTGATACCGGATACTTCAACGAGGAAACGCCCTACGATCCGCAATCGCCGTATGCCGCGAGCAAAGCGGCCGCGGATCATCTCGTGCGCGCGTGGGGCGCAACCTACAAACTTCCGGTGCTGCTCGCGAACTGCACTAACAATTACGGGCCCTATCAGTTTCCCGAAAA
This window of the alpha proteobacterium U9-1i genome carries:
- a CDS encoding NAD-dependent epimerase; protein product: MTPILVTGTAGFIGYHLAERLLATGRPVIGLDVVTDYYSVALKRDRLKQLEAHPGFRFLEADLADAAFIKNLFEKEKFELVFNMAAQAGVRYSLQNPQAYVKSNLDGFVNILEGCRHNGVKHLVYASSSSVYGAVTKMPFSVHQNVDHPLSIYAASKKANELLAHSYSHLFRVPTTGLRFFTVYGPWGRPDMAMFLFTKAILEGRPIDVFNNGNMERDFTYVDDIVEALVRVGDKPAQVNADWNGQTPDPATSSAPYRIYNIGNNTPVKLMRLIEVIEEKLGQKAVKNFLPMQPGDVPATFADVDDLVRDVGFAPQTPIEVGVSRFVDWYRNYYGV
- a CDS encoding hypothetical protein (FIG00450081); translation: MLRVAFTLGLALLALAAPAHAETLRLRYEASVLGVVTLGEARYEIATTPTRFAVRANLQTSGLARLFDQTEISASSSGLVLGAGLAWTRYDLSHAYAGKFRRVQLNRVGTIVSAQIAPLYGDMGDPPASIAQQSSSYDPLTGLLALGRQIGVARGCAGSVLIFDGRGHYRLAVAPKGQGQFDSGGYVGPALNCELRYEPIAGFDMPDRANIPVTDAWFALPERSGFAAPLRLTAPTPLGDARLELRGYERMD
- a CDS encoding lipid A core-O-antigen ligase and related enzymes; amino-acid sequence: MPNAADLETTRPSGWALAAFFALLPAAGTAGALAIAPLQAVGGLAAAPRAWRHLKRPSAPLLLFSAFVVWAALSALWSPYPDHTQAFKLLGGALCGLLFIANADTNRRLARAAGAAGAIVFALMLASEALTDMVLLRAANPGEPGALIARSLGRGGTLLVCIVWGSAAALLRGGHIQRAIAVALVALTIFVATKFDVDANIIACALGVIAATLALAWPRATILALCVALASWLLAAPWVMQALPRAENGALPDSWAMREAIWRYVADQIQVRPWMGWGLDGPRTFTDMLDVRGISFRGISLHPHSASLQIWLETGLVGAVLAASALVVGGVALARMLAADRIAAAAAAGSLAAFGLFANVSFGLWQEWWIATAFIAAALTAAARRDQSIRS
- a CDS encoding dTDP-glucose 4,6-dehydratase; translation: MRDGFEVLNLDKLTYAASPSSLAEIAHQPNYHFERGDIADRSFLDRVLGAFKPDAILHFAAETHVDRSITGSDVFVQTNVVGTHALLSAARAYWESLSGDAKDGFRFLHVSTDEVFGALGDTGYFNEETPYDPQSPYAASKAAADHLVRAWGATYKLPVLLANCTNNYGPYQFPEKLIPLATINALEGKPVAVYGAGANVRDWLHVDDHVAALRLILDRAAPGASYMIGGRAERTNLHVVHTICDALDAIAPRAGSRRDLIQFVADRPGHDWRYAADCAKIERELGWNPAHTFEAGLRETVQWYVDRRDWWQPIREGRYQGGRLGLLAEQA